TTAGCGCATTACGATCGTTTACGTGCACGCGATGCGGGGAAACGCGCCAGTGTCGTATTCATCTTAACTCGGCTACTACAAAAAAGCTACAAGCTTTCGTTCACTGAAGGTCGGCACGCGTTGAGTGTATTGTATGTGCCGGATTCCGCTTGAGtttctagtgaaaaaaaaagcacatatcATAGCCATATATGAATGATAAGATGTATCTTGACAACCTTGCTCACACAGGGTATGGAGCGTTCATTGTTTCTATAACACCTGCATTTATTCTTACGCCTAACGAAAGGGCATACTTCGGGGTCAAATCGGAtttaaactattttttttttcgtaaaactTGTTCGGGGTGCAAAACTTCAGAATTATTGTGTTTTACCGGAAAACGAAGAATCCTAGATATAAAGCGAAGGACTACAGGACAGGTAAAGATTGTTTAGATAACCGCGAGTTACTGCTGCAAACTCCAAGAATTTCATTTTGACAGTCATGCTGTCATTCTTTACGCATCATGTGAGCCGCAGTAaacagcgcatatatatatatatatatatatatatatatatatatatatatatatatatatatatatatatatatatatatatgcgaaacTTTTCTTTTGCCCCTTTCGGGTGTCTCGCAGTTTGCCATTCTGCCAAGCCCTCGTAAAATGCGCTATGCCTCAGCATTTGTATGCTCACGTGAAGGTCCCGCCGCAGGTCTGGTGGAGCCTTTAGACCTAGGAGCCTTCAGGACTAGCTTCGCAATCGGAAGGTTTCTCTGACTAGTCATCCAACTTTCCTATCGAGTAAGTTGACCTCTCCCTCCCAAATACCACGCAGCAGCTGGCACTATATCAAATTCACCTTATATTCATGTGTATACCGGCAGATCATGCCAATATAATTCGTCTGCATAGAAGCTAGAACAAAAGTTTCGATTAGTCCCAGTGACATCTGCTGTTTGCAATCCTTTCTGCCTTGTGCTTCATTGTGTCCACGGAGATTGCAGAGAAATGGCTTATTTTTAGCGATTACCAAGCCGTCCTCACGCCAATGAAGAGCACAGACGCAAATATGTTGAGTACACATTTGATACATGAAATCATCGAGGAATATGCAAAAGCGAGTGCAAGAAATCACAATGATGGCGTATCAGTGAATTCCAGGACACCCAATTATTCCTCGAAACACTGCAAGGGACGCTGTTGCAAAACATgcgcaaaaaaataagaaaatacaaTTAATTTCCATTGTATAGCCATCGGGAAACCCGCGTGTTGCTGAGCCCGATATCTTTTCGACTTAGCACAATGAACACCTTATTTGATCAAAAATCAAAGTGCCCAGACTTATTCTTTATATATATTAACATGAAATTGCCCATTCTGTCAAAATTTACCGACAATAGAGACTTTGTCACTTTTTTGCACCGTCGGCGTCTTCGGACTGCATTCACGCGTTGCTAGTTCGCCGTGCCATTGTGTCCACGCCTGACGTAGAGGTACTACACCTTCGCGAGTGTCCGCGACCCGATACCGCTAGGCCAAGGCTAGGCCAATTTAATGTTGTCAGACCGCAGACCTCTCACTCTGAAAAAGATATTTTTAGTATGAacaacaaggaaggaaggaaagaaaacgagAGGTGAAAGGCAGATAGGTTAACCAGATTACGTGTCCAGTCAGCTAAGCTACTCTACACACGGATACGGGGTAAGGGgcagaaaagataagaaaacaagcgaagattaaaaattaaaaaaaaggaaagtatcAGTGCGCACATTCAATAGTTTGAGTCCTGTTTCCTTTAAAAAACACCCCAGCGCTTTTAAGGCAATTCGTGTCGACTGTCGGCTGGCACCATGGGTCCAAGAATCCTGCCTTCCGTAAGGGGACGGTTGTCAGTCCTGTCGAGTGTGGCGCCGAGGACTTTTTTTTTGTGTACTGAAAAGGCGACAATCGCACAGAAGGCGCGCTATCGTCTTTCTGCACCCGATAGCTTCCCAGTCTGGACTTGTGGCCATTCCGATGACGTATAAGAGCGACATTGATCTACCACTGGTAAAAGCTACTCTAAGCCATAGGCGACAGATGGGAGTTGCATCCCGTCGTGGTAAGCCATGTGGAATGCGGAACTTCAGATCAGGATCCAGGGAACAAGGGCGCTCGTTTTTAACGGCTTCAGAATTCCTTTAGGCCAACGTAAGCTCGTGAGCAGGCGCACGGAGCCCTCCCGTTGCGTCTATTCGTGACAGCGGGATAGCGACGCACTCGGTACTGGTATGTGAAGATGGAGTGGGTACGCCTGTTTACTCGTTTCCAAGGATATACCAAAGTGACTTGGCAACCATTGAAATACGATGTCACCTCTGTCTCAACGGTCCGATGGTAAATTTCGCGTGTGTCCGCGACAAGTCGCTCGTGGAGTCCACGGCGTAATGCAGAGAGCAAACTCTGGAGGGcggccttggaatcgcagaagatgGACCATTTCTGGAGCGTTTCCTGGTATATGAATTGAATTGCTGCACGTAGAGCTGAAAATTCGACAGCCGTCGTTGATGTCAAGTGTGATGGCCTGGATTTTAACACTCTAGATTTTGCCGGAATGTATACTGCAGCTGCTGTACTGCATGACCGACCCATCGGTGTAAACATGTAAGCGGTCACTGTGGATCTTCATGTAATAGCAATATGGCCAACAAGAGAGCTATTGCAATACCGCAGGTCGTATAGTGCGTTGTATGTATGTAGCTCACGTCTGGCGTTCTCCCATGTTATGTATCTTGCTACACAGATGTGAATTGAACTTTTGTGCGTGTTTTCAGACTCTTTCGTGCTCTTTTGCTTGTTTACGAAACTGCGGGTAGAACTCTTAGTCTCCTGTTACTTTCTTATGTGGATTGAACTTTGAAAATGTTCGTGCTGTTTGACTTTCGCCAGTGCATATAAATTTTGTTGTGGCTTTAGTTTTGCTTGCCCTGCGAAAAGGAGTAGGCGGCGCCAATAATGGCGCCAACATCACCTTTAGTTTCATATCATTAATCATAAATAAGTGAACGTCTTGCATATAACGCATTTTACCCTTAGATGGGCTGAGCAATCAGTGACGGTCGTAATAGGCCACGTGTCGCTCGGCCCCCTTCAACAGTATTGACACTCGCCACGCCGCTCACGCACTTATGGCCACTGCGTACGCAGAGCGTTAGTgagcaaaaagaaagataaataagaaagaaagaaaaaagaaagaggaatgtCTCATGGCTGTCTAAACTTAACATTTCCGCcatttgagaaaaaaagaacggctAATATTTGACAATTTTTGCAAATCAAAAGGCGTTATCAGTATATCACGTGCATGCAAAACATTCGAATATTTCGTACGCCAAAAGCGCGGTATCGAATCAATCAGCAAACGTGAAGGAGTGGCTTAATCAGGTTTTCAAATAAACGCGCATGTTGGAGGCTAGAGTCACCGAATGCGTCAGTGCACATCTACTCAAATGAAACGTGGGTGAACCGACAAAGGCGCAGACAAGTATAGAGTTGCACCGAAATTCGCCGATGTCATAGTTTGACCACCACTGTATTAATGGTTTCTTCTATTTTGCTTTTTTACCCATTGCATcaaaattgttattttttttttggatgTCCTTATAATGAGCCTTCAATCTCTAGGCTTAGAGCTTAGATGTTTTACCGATCCCTCTAGCTCGTTATTATTTGTTGCGCGTATCACCCAGAAGCTGCTCTGTTCGGATATATTTCATTGCCTATTAAATCATCCTGTATGTCTTGTTGGTGCATGAAACGACTTCCTGTCTGTTTTTCCCTTTACGTTTGCTCCGGTACAGTGCAGCTAACACGACATTATTGCAGTTAGTCTCCCTGCATTTCATTAATTTTTATTTTCTCCAAAGCACCTGCTTAGTAACACAGGGCGCCAACGTTTACTTACTAATGCGCTGCGTCAGTCATCGGCAACTGGTTTGCTCAGATTGTCTTTTTTAAGCATGAACACCATTGTAGTAGTTTCGCAAACTGTTATTATGTCATCCGCATTCTCATCGCAATGTACCAAGAGCATCTCCGTATAATTTGCAGTATTCTTTTTGATTAGCAGAGTTATCGCTATGCTACTAGAAACGTTAATAACGTACACCTTGTCGGTCTTTCAATAACGATAAGCTATTGAAAGAATGGAAGGATGTGGCACGAAAAGAAAGGAATCTTTGGCAATTAAGAAATTCGCTAGCACAGGTTGTGCAGTGAATCCGGCGTTCTTCTTAATGTAGATGCATAAAAAGTGGATAGCGCTGATCGTTGCAAGGATGATTTCAGTCTTCCGATGTACAGGCGCTCATTATTTCGTTGTAGCGGTAAGCTAGCGCTGGGGCGTTGCGAAGGGGCGCGAGTAGaagtttttttatatttttttcgtcAAACGCAACTTGCAGCATTCGAGTTTTTCCTCTTTTCCAGGCTCTCTTTCTCTGTGCGACGCTTCCACTTCTGCGTGGGCTTCAAGCTTGGTCAAGAACTGGCCACAACAGCACTGGAGCCCCACTCACTTCAACGAACGACACGACTATGGCGCCTGCGTCATTCGAGGCCTCCCTGCCTAAAGCCCCGCTCAAAGGCCTGCCCGTAGACGAAGGACGTGACGACGTCGAAGCGAACACGAGCACATCGAGAAGGCTCCAGAACTGGGAAGCTCACCGGGGTCGCCGACTCCGACTCTTCCGCTCTAGAAAGAGAGTTGAATTGTCTTACGGCGTGCAGACGCTCGCGGCAATTCCTATTTGGGAGAAGTTTCGGTTCGCTTCCGAAGAGCCCCTCTACAATACCAGCCAGGCTCCGTTCGGGTGGCCACAATGTTGGTCCTGGCACGCGCCTGCCGAGAGCCTGGCAGCCCAAGAGAGCAGCGATGAGAGACATCGGCGCCTGTATCAGGTACGATTCGGGAGTTGTGTCCTGGGTAAGCGACCACATGCTTGCCGCGGCACCAGTATGATGCGCTCAGAAGCAAGCCCGTGAGTGGAACGTATACGAAACGCAGCCGGCTTAGAACGCTAACGCAAACCGACTGCGGAGGTTGTATGCACCTGTGGGTGCCGCGCAAAGGCTCTTGACGCTCGGGTGAATCACCCTGAGCTGTGAGAGGCTATACACTTGGAGAAGTTGGAAGTGCCGCGACGCGGTTCCCGGAAAGCGTCCTACAAGTCCGCCGCCACGACCGAGGGCGTCTCACCGTCGAGATGCGCGCCGTAAGAGGCGATACCCGTGTATCATATTACGCCGCGCTTTATTGCCTGCTCAGCCCGCACGTTTTGTTGACAGACGCTTCTCTACAGTGAACGAACAGCGTTCCACGTGCTGCAACAGGGCCCTGGGATCTTGCTGCCGCCAGGCCCACTTCTTCACTATGTAAATACTTTGTGTAGAAATTGTGTAAATTTAATTCACGTTGGACTACTTCCCGCGTAACGCTTTCTATTCCTGGAAATATATTGTTGACACCCAGTCCTTGATGGCACTCATTCTCTTGCAAAGTGCCCACGTATTTTGAAAGTGTGTTGCTGCAGCAAGATAAGGGCGCTCCTTAAATACCGAAAGGGAGACTGCGATATATAGATGGTCTGTGCAAGTCCCTTACCCGAACCGCTACAGCAGAAAGGCAAAGAGTGGTGAAGTACCTTTGATCTCTCCGCAAGAGACGGACCTTATAAATTATCCATGCGCACGCGTTTTAAAATGtgcatatttttgtttgtttagctGGAAGGGCACCGGTAAGTGTGGTCGATACTTCCTGCTCATGAAACGTGAGAGCATTTACTTTCAGCGGATGCTGTTCTTTCTTTCGAGAACTAAGCACCGAGCACCCTTAAAAGGACCTCGATATGAATCCACCTGTTTCATTCCGCGGCAAAGACAGAGAAGTGCGAATGGCTTTAGGATTTTCAAGTTTTAACCCTCGCGATTGAAAGGCTTGAAAGAAATGCAAATCAGCAAAATGATCCAGTTTTAATATTTTGTGCTGACGACAGGTAGAATAGGAACATTCTGGGCCAAATAAGAGTTTCAGCAACTTTTATCTAGTTTTTACTGCTTGCTTTAGAATTAAAGCAAACGATTAACGATACACGAACATACGTATATATGCGTATGCGCATACACGTATATACGTATATGGTACGCATGCGTACATGCGTTTCTTAGTCAGATATTTAATAATAGTGGAAAACGCAGCTGTTTCTGATGCACACGTGAGACATCTAGCAAACGTAATCCTCTCACATACTTAGCCCGCGCTAAAAGCGATAAGTAGAAAATGCAGCCGCACAATTACGCTGTTTGAATTGGCCTCACAGAACTGTCCAAGAAGTGTCTTCGGCGCATCGTCAGTTCACCCACTGCATTCGTTGTTGAGTGCATGCATGACAACCACGAATTAAGAGCAGCACCATGAAATACATTGTCGGGTTTGCTAAATGCCTACAAAGCACGCGTTTTTATTCGGTTAGGTAAACTATTTAGCGTCTGGAAATGTCTATACGTACGCAAGAGCAACCCTCGGTTCTAATCGCCTCCTAAACGCGGTACCGAGAAATGGACAGAAAGACGTCTTCTTCGACGCGCAATTGCGAAATCAACGGCGCTATAAACTTTTCACGTTTCCTCCGCCGAAATCTGTGATTTTCTTCAGCCTAAAATGGTGAGATCGTAATGGTTAGCACGTAAGACTCGTTGATGGAGGAGCTAACACAAATAGCGCTTTAAAGCACGCAAATAGTGCTTCTTTGCTGAAGCTTTTATTAAAGTGAGGGAAGCGTACGTATTGCCCAATAGGGACTCGCGAATCGACGTCTGTTGCAACGTCTGCCACCGATGCGTCTCTTAGGAGCGTTCTGGGAACGCAACCGTGCGCGATCGATGGAGACGCGCGCATCTTGAGGTCGAGGGGCGTGTTCCTCCCTGTGCATCCTCATTTGATGCTTACAACTTTCTTTCTCCGCTTTCAAGCGACTATAATTATGCCGTGAAATGCACGAAGAATGAGAATAATGTTTCGCATATCTTCAGCGCACAAAATTATGCCATCTTTCGCACGGATATCATGAATGTCGTCTCGCGGTGATCTCATCGTGACAATGAGTTTGACTGAGGTTATAGTAGATGCAGCCGAGGAATCTCAACTTTGGCACTAGAATTCTAGCTGCATGGTACAAACGATATCGGCTACTATATGACGCTACCCGTAGAGGCTTTGTGGTGAACTTGCATTTGGAACCTCGCACCACAGGGTCATCGCGCTTCTCAGCAAAGTTGGAAAAGAGCAAACATTGTACGTCCCCCTCTGTGATCC
This Dermacentor albipictus isolate Rhodes 1998 colony chromosome 1, USDA_Dalb.pri_finalv2, whole genome shotgun sequence DNA region includes the following protein-coding sequences:
- the LOC135906770 gene encoding uncharacterized protein; the encoded protein is MAPASFEASLPKAPLKGLPVDEGRDDVEANTSTSRRLQNWEAHRGRRLRLFRSRKRVELSYGVQTLAAIPIWEKFRFASEEPLYNTSQAPFGWPQCWSWHAPAESLAAQESSDERHRRLYQWRRHRSDEVPALAPGETVSGPATLTKSTAGGRWERILGLRDRNHNRSSRLGEKHARSLARGH